GGCCGCCTGGCGGCGCACCGCCTCCTCGGCCCTCTCCGCCGGGAGAAGGCCGCGCGCGACCAGGGTCTGGGCGAGGCGGGCGGGCATGGGGCGGGCGCGGCCATCTTACGGCTGCGGCCGCAAGGGACAAGGCTGCTTTAGCTCGGTTGCACCACGAAAGTGGAGGTGAGCTTGTCGTGCAGCGTCTGGCCGCGGCGGTCGAAGAGCGCGAGCCAGAAGCCGCCGAGGAAGATCGCGAAGGAGACGCCCGCGAGCACCGCGCGCACCACCGCGCGCGTGGGCGCAGGGGCGAGGCCATGGGTGTCCACCAGGCGCAGGCCGAGCAGGCGGCGCCCCAGGGTGCGGCCGTTCCAGAGGAAGGCGGCGACCGCGCAGTACACCAGCGCGAGCAGCACGGTGAGCACGAGCCCGGGCAGCAGGATGGACTCGTAGGCGCGCGCGCGCAGCACCAGGCCGTCCAGCCCGCCCAGCTCCGCGCGCGGCCCCTGCAGGCCGGTGATGGCCGAGGCGGCGACGAGGTAGAGCGCGGCGAGGCCGAGGATGACGGCCGCGTCCACCGTGAACGAGAGCAGCCGGCGCCACAGCGAGGCGGGGCGCGCGTGCACCTCCACGCCCGTGGCGGGCGCGGGGGCCGGAGCGCTCACGGCCGCCACGACCGGGGCCGGCGCGACGGGCGCGGGAGGGGGCGCGGCCATGGCGGGCGCGGCGGCGAGCGGGAGCCCACTCGCGGGGGCGCGCGCGGCAGGGAGCGGGCCGGCGAGCGGGAGCGCGCTCGCGGGGGCGGCGGCCGGCGGCGTGCGCACGGACGGGGCCGCGGGGTTGCTGCTCCACGCGGGCTCGTTCGCGGCGCGCTCGGGGCCGCGGCGGCGGTCCAGCTGCAGCTCACGGTCGAGCAGACCGGGGGGCGTGGCGGGAGGGGGCGTTCCGCGCGCGGCGTGCGCGCAGCTGGAACAATCCCCGGTGAGGGGCAGGGGGGCGCCGCACTTCAGGCACTTGGACAACGTTTCCTCCGGGATGACGGACGGCTCGAACCCGGATGAAAGAGCCTCCTGGCCCCGGCGGCAAGAAAAGGACAGGCCCCTGGCCCCTCCCCGAGCGAGGAGGCGTCAGGGGCCCACCAGAGGGTCCTGGATGTGTCGTCCGGCTTACGCGTGGACGCGGCGACGGCCGGCGGCGCCCACCAGGAGCAGCACGACGATGGCGCCCACCACGGACATCAGGATGCCGGTCGGGTGCAGGTCGAAGAGCTGACCGTCGCGGCGGAAGAGAGAGCCGATGAGACCACCGATGAGGGAGCCGACCATGCCCAGCAGCGTGGTGGCGACGAGCCCCATGCTCTGACGGCCCGGGAGGATGGCGCGCGCGATGAGCCCAGCGATCAGACCGATGATGATGAATGCGATGATGCCCATGAGTGTCACTCCTTGCGGTGAGTGGGACCCTCGGGTCCCGGACGAAAGAAACGTAGGAACGGGGAATGCAACGCGGCACCAAGGGAAAGGACGGGCGCTGTCTGCCCGCTTGCCCTCCAGGCGTCCCGGTTGACGCGAAGGCCCCGCGTGCCTAGCCGAGCTCGCCGTCCAGGTGGCCCATCACCGCGAGCGCGGCGAGCGCCGCCGTCTCGGTGCGCAGCACCAGCCGCCCGAGGGTGACGGCGCGCGCGCCCAGGGCCTCGAGCGCCTGCACCTCTTCCCGCGCGAGCCCGCCCTCCGGGCCCACCACCAGCGCCACGGGCGCGTGGCGCTCGAGCTGGCGGAAGGCCTCGCCCAGGGGCCGGGCGCGCTCCTCCTCGTCGAGCACCAGCAGCTGCGTGCCCGCGGGCAGCGCGCGCGCCGCCTCCAGCAGGGGCTGCGGCGGGTGCACGCGCGGCACGTCGCTGCGCCCCGACTGGCGCGCCGCCTCCTCGGCGATCTTCTGCCAGCGCGCCGTCTTGCTCTCGGCGCGCTTGTCCCCGAGCGCCTCCACCTTCACCACGCTGCGGCGCGTGGCCACCGGGTAGAAGGCGGCCGCGCCCAGCTCGGTGCCCTTCTGCAGCACCAGCTCCAGCTTGTCGCCCTTGGGCAGCCCCTGCAGCACGGCGAGCGCGCGGCGCGCGGGCGCCTCGCGCGCCGGGCCCAGGCTGAGCCGCAGCGCGCCGTCCGCCGCAGGCGCCAGCACGCGCGCGTCGAAGGCGCGCCCCGCCCCGTCGAACACCTCGAGCGCGTCGCCCTCGGCGAGCCGCAGCACGTGCACCAGGTAGTGGCGGCGCTCCTCGCCGAGCACGAGCTCGGCGGGCGCGTCCGCGGGCACGGGGGCGAAGAGCCGGACCACGGCCTAGGCCTCGCGGTGGAAGTCCAGCCGCACCCAGTCGCCGATCTGCCCGCCCGCCTCGGGCACCAGCCCGTGCGCGCGGTAGGCCGCCTCGACCTCGGCCCGCTGGTGCGCGAGCACGCCGGCGAGCACCAGGCGCTTGCCGACGCGCGGCGCGATGAGCGGGGCGAGCTCCACGAGCGTGTTGGCGAGGATGTTGGCCACGACGAGGTCGAAGGGCCCCTGCACCTCGGTGAGCTCCTTGCCGCTGAGCTCCACCGTGGGCGTGCCGTTGAGCTCGGCGTTCTCCTGGGCGAGCGTGACGGACATCGGGTCGTTGTCCGTGCCCACCACGCGGCCCGCGCCGAGGCGCTTGGCGGCGATGGCGAGCACGCCGGTGCCGGTGCCCACGTCCAGCACGCTCGCGCCCGGGTGCTCCGCCATGAAGGCGTCCACCGCGGCGAGGCACAGCGAGGTGGTGGGGTGGTCGCCGGTGCCGAAGGCCATCTTCGGCTCGATGACCAGGCGCGCCTTGTCCTTCGGCGCGCCTTCCGCCTCCCACGGCGGGCCCACCCAGAGCCGGCCCACCTGCACGCTCTTGATGAGCGCCTTCCAGGCGTTGCTCCAGTCCTCCTGCGCCTTCTCCTCGAGCACCAGGCGCGCCGTGGGGAAGCCCTCCGCGACGAGCCCCTCGGCCCCTTCCGCCTCCTCGCGCGAGTCGTAGAAGGCGACGACGATGCACTCGCCGGGGTTCGGGCCGCGCACGCCCGGCATGGGCGGCGCCTCGCGGTCGCGCACCTCGAGGCCGGTGGCCCCGGTCTCGTGCAGCAGGTCCTGGACGGACTCGCCCTGGTCCTCGGGCAGCTCCACGGTGAGAGAGAAGTAGGTCGAAGCCATGGGCGCGCCCTCTATCACGGGCCTACGACTGCGAGCGCGCTCTTGTCGAAGTCGATGACCCGACGCGCCGCCTCGCGCACGTCCTCGGCCGTGACGGCCGCCACGCGCTCGGCGTAGTGCAGGAAGTTGTCCATGCCCAGGCCGTAGGCGGCGTCCAGCGCCATGAGCGCCGCGCGCGCGCCGTTGCGCTGCAGGCCGATCTCGTGCGTGCCGATGAGGTGCTGGCGCGCGCGCGCGAGCTCCTCCTCGGGCACCGGCTCGTCGCGCACGCGCTCGAGCTCGCGGCGGATGCCCTCGAGCGCGGCGTCCAGCTTCTCGGGGCTGGTGCCCATGTAGACGGCGAAGTAGCCCGGGTCCACGCCCTCCACCGCGAAGGCGCTCACGCTGTAGGCCATGGAGCGCTTGTCGCGCAGCTCCACGAAGAGCCGGCCGCCCTGGCCGCTGAGCAGCGTGCTGAGCACCTCGAGCGCGTGGCGCCACGGCTCGTCCACCCGCGCGCCGGGAAAGCCCATCACCAGGTGCGCCTGGGCGCGCGCGAGCGGGCGGTGCGCCTTGCGCGGGCCCTCGAGCGCGGGCTCGGTGGGGATGGCGGGGGGCGGCTTCGCGCCACCGCGCGCACGGCCAAAGGCCTCGTGCGCGAGCGCGAGCACCTCGTCCGTGCGCACGTCGCCCACCACGGCGAGCGTGAGCTGGCTCGGGTCCATGTACGCCGCGTGGTAGGCGCGCAGCTGCGCGGGGCCGAGCGCCGCCATCGAGGCCTGCTCGCCGAGCGAGGGCATCCGGTAGGGATGCACCCGGTAGAGCGTCTTGGCGAAGAGGTCGAAGGCGAGCCCGCTGGGCTTGTCCTCGCGGGTGAGGATGTCCTGCAGCAGCAGGGTGCGCTCGCGCGCGACCTCGGCCTCGGGGAAGGCGGGGTTCGAGAGGCAGTCCGCGAAGAGCTCGAAGGCGGGGCGCAGGTGGCGCGAGAGGAACTCGCCGCGCAGGCCCACGCTGTTGCGACCGCCCTGGCCCGCGAGCGAGCCCGCGTACTGGTCGATGAGGTGGCTGATCTCCTCCGCGCCGTGGCGCGCGGTGCCGCGGGTGAGGCAGCGCCCCAGCAGCGTGGTGAGGCCGTTGTCCGCCTCGCGCTCGTAGCGCAGCCCGCCGGGGTACACC
This region of Aggregicoccus sp. 17bor-14 genomic DNA includes:
- a CDS encoding 50S ribosomal protein L11 methyltransferase, with the protein product MASTYFSLTVELPEDQGESVQDLLHETGATGLEVRDREAPPMPGVRGPNPGECIVVAFYDSREEAEGAEGLVAEGFPTARLVLEEKAQEDWSNAWKALIKSVQVGRLWVGPPWEAEGAPKDKARLVIEPKMAFGTGDHPTTSLCLAAVDAFMAEHPGASVLDVGTGTGVLAIAAKRLGAGRVVGTDNDPMSVTLAQENAELNGTPTVELSGKELTEVQGPFDLVVANILANTLVELAPLIAPRVGKRLVLAGVLAHQRAEVEAAYRAHGLVPEAGGQIGDWVRLDFHREA
- a CDS encoding GlsB/YeaQ/YmgE family stress response membrane protein, with product MGIIAFIIIGLIAGLIARAILPGRQSMGLVATTLLGMVGSLIGGLIGSLFRRDGQLFDLHPTGILMSVVGAIVVLLLVGAAGRRRVHA
- a CDS encoding 16S rRNA (uracil(1498)-N(3))-methyltransferase produces the protein MVRLFAPVPADAPAELVLGEERRHYLVHVLRLAEGDALEVFDGAGRAFDARVLAPAADGALRLSLGPAREAPARRALAVLQGLPKGDKLELVLQKGTELGAAAFYPVATRRSVVKVEALGDKRAESKTARWQKIAEEAARQSGRSDVPRVHPPQPLLEAARALPAGTQLLVLDEEERARPLGEAFRQLERHAPVALVVGPEGGLAREEVQALEALGARAVTLGRLVLRTETAALAALAVMGHLDGELG
- a CDS encoding RDD family protein, producing the protein MRTPPAAAPASALPLAGPLPAARAPASGLPLAAAPAMAAPPPAPVAPAPVVAAVSAPAPAPATGVEVHARPASLWRRLLSFTVDAAVILGLAALYLVAASAITGLQGPRAELGGLDGLVLRARAYESILLPGLVLTVLLALVYCAVAAFLWNGRTLGRRLLGLRLVDTHGLAPAPTRAVVRAVLAGVSFAIFLGGFWLALFDRRGQTLHDKLTSTFVVQPS